In one window of Ovis aries strain OAR_USU_Benz2616 breed Rambouillet chromosome 5, ARS-UI_Ramb_v3.0, whole genome shotgun sequence DNA:
- the LOC101116053 gene encoding olfactory receptor-like protein OLF4, with protein MQPGNDTWISGFLLLRFSEEPEVQPLIFGLFLSMYLITVFGNLLIILAVSSDPDLHTPMYFFLSNLSFVDICFTSTTIPKMLWNIQTQNKGITYEGCITQIYFFTLSAVLDIFLLTVMAYDRFVAICHPLHYTIIMNPRLCALLVLMSWIICLLNSLLQSLMVLRLSFCTNLKIPHFFCELNQMIQLACSDTFLNNMVMYFAAVLMGGGPFTGVLYSYSKIVSCICGISSAQGKYKAFSTCASHLSVVSLFYCTMLGVYLSSAGTHSSHSSATASVMYTVVTPMVNPFIYSLRNKDIKRALQAFFVKQTTNDPLSKY; from the coding sequence ATGCAACCAGGCAATGATACATGGATTTCAGGATTTCTTCTTCTGAGATtttcagaggaaccagaagtgCAGCCTCTCATATTTGGGCTTTTCTTATCCATGTACCTGATCACTGTGTTTGGAAACCTGCTCATTATCTTAGCCGTCAGTTCAGACCCCgacctccacacccccatgtacttcttcctctccaacctgTCCTTTGTAGACATCTGTTTCACCTCTACCACCATCCCAAAGATGCTGTGGAACATCCAAACCCAGAATAAAGGCATAACCTATGAAGGCTGCATcacacagatttattttttcacactCTCTGCAGTGTTGGACATTTTTCTCCTGAccgtgatggcctatgaccgctttgtggccatctgccacccccTGCACTACACAATCATCATGAACCCCCGGCTCTGTGCACTGCTGGTTCTAATGTCCTGGATCATATGTCTCCTGAATTCCTTGTTACAAAGCTTAATGGTATTGCGACTATCCTTCTGCACAAACTTGAAAATCCCCCACTTTTTTTGTGAACTCAATCAGATGATCCAACTTGCCTGTTCTGACACCTTTCTTAATAACATGGTGATGTATTTTGCAGCTGTCCTGATGGGTGGCGGTCCTTTCACTGGTGTCCTTTACTCTTACTCAAAGATAGTTTCTTGCATATGTGGAATCTCATCAGCTCAGGGGAAGTATAAAGCATTCTCTACCTGTGCCTCTCACCTCTCAGTTGTCTCCTTATTTTATTGTACAATGCTAGGGGTGTACCTTAGCTCTGCTGGTACCCACAGCTCACACTCAAGTGCAACAGCCTCGGTGATGTACACTGTGGTCACACCCATGGtgaaccccttcatctacagtctgagaaataaagacataaagaGGGCTCTGCAAGCATTCTTTGTGAAGCAGACTACAAATGATCCATTGTCAAAGTACTGA